Part of the Pseudomonas lijiangensis genome is shown below.
CCCAGCCGACAGACCTGTTCTGCACCTTCAGTGCAGGCGTGGTTGCGCTGGGCGTGCATGACGACAGCCTGACTCTTGCCTCCCAGGCCGACAATGCGCTGTATCGTGCCAAACACGCAGGCCGCAATCAGGTTCACTCGGCCGTGGTTGAAGAGCCCTATCACGTGGTACTGCCCGAGCCGCAAGCCCAGGAACAGTAGCCGCCGGGGACAAGTACGAAATCCGTCCTTACAAACCTCACCCCTGCATGCCTTGAAACACTCCGCTATCATGCGCTGACTTTCCAGAATCGAGCCTGCCATGCGCCGTTTGTTATGCCTGATGCTGTTGATCCTGGCCCTGCCCGCTTTCGGGACCAGCCTGCTGGACAGTCGCCCCGCACCGACACTGGGTGGCACCTCACTGGATAACAGCAAGGAATTCCTGCCTGTACGCGAGGCATTCAAACTGAGCCTGATCGAAACGACTCCGCAATCGATCAAGTTGCGCTTCGTCGCCACCGACGGTTATTACCTGTATCGCCATCGTTTCCAGTTCCGCACCGAACCCGCTGACATTGGCCTGGGCGAAGCGCAACTGCCTCCCGGCGAAAAGAAGCACGACGAGTACTTTGGCGACGTCGAGGTCTATCACGGCATTCTCGATATCGACCTGCCCCGCAAGCCCGGCGAAGAGCGCCCCTTTGTCCTGAGCGTGAGCTACCAGGGCTGCGCCGACAAAGGCCTGTGCTATCCCCCGGAAACCGAACGCCTGAATATTGGTGATGTGCCCGCCGACACGGCTTCAACAACCGGCCAGCAGGCCTGGAGCTGGAAAGAACTGGCACTGTTTTTCCTCGCAGGTATCGGCCTGACCTTCACCCCTTGCGTGCTGCCGATGCTGCCGATTCTTTCCGGCGTGGTCCTGCGGGGTCAGGTCGGCGGGCTGCGCGGCCTGAACCTGTCACTGGCCTACATACTGCCGATGGCTCTGTGCTTCGCCTTGCTGGGTGCATTGATGGGCATGTTCGGCGCAGGACTGAACCTGCAGGCACGCCTGCAATCGGCCTGGGTGCTGGTGCCGTTCTCGCTGTTCTTCGTGCTGTTTGCGGTGGCGATGTTTGGCGTCTTCGAATTGCGCCTCCCTCAGGCCATCAGCAACCGGCTGGATCGTATTGCCGGCAAGACTGAAGGCGGCTCGCTGTGGGGCGCCGCCGTACTGGGTGTGGTTTCCAGCCTGCTGGTATCGCCTTGTGTCTCGGCGCCACTGGCCGGTGCGCTGCTTTATATAAGTGCCAGCGGCGATGCACTGGGCGGCGGTTTGAAACTGTTTGCCCTGGGCCTGGGCATGGGAGCGCCGCTGTTGCTGGTCGCGACCGGCGGTGCGGCCTGGCTGCCTAAAAGCGGCCCGTGGCTGGTGACCGTGAAAAACGCCATTGGCGTGCTGCTGCTGGGTCTGGCCATAGGCTTGCTGAGCCGTGTATTGCCGGGTCAGGTCACGTTGCTGCTGATCGGCATTCTGTGTGCCGGCGTCGCGCTGTTCCTCGGCACACTGGAACTCAGTGCAAAATCTCCACGACAAAAACTCGCACAACTGCTCGGCCTGCTTTTGTTGGTCTACGCTCTGGCATGCTGGTACGGCGCATTGAGCGGGCAGACCGACCCGACTCGTCCACTGGGACGCCCGCAAGCGGCCCTCAATAACGGCACGGTATTACCAACGTCATCCCAATGGCAGACCATCACCACGTCTGCCGAACTGGAGCGTGCCCTCAGCGAAGCCAGAAATGCAGCTAAACCCTTGCTGCTCGACTGGTATGCCGACTGGTGCATCAGTTGCAAGGTGATCGAGCACGAAGTCCTGCCCGATCCGGGCGTCGTCGAGAAACTGGCAGGCTACAGCCTGATCCGTTTCGACATGACAGACAGCAATGCAGAACAACGAGCCCTGCTTGACCGCTACAAGCTGTTCGGACCACCCGCGTTGTTATTTTTCAGTAAAAGCGGCGAAGAACTGGAAAATGTCCGGGTTATCGGTGAAATCGACGCCCCTGCCTTCATTGAGCGCATAAATAGAGCAAATGACCCAAAATAGCTGTCGGGTCACAAACTTTACGCAAACATCGCTCATTGTGCTGGCTACTGTAGTTAACTGGACAGTACATCCTCCTTGCGGCATAGTCGCCGGGCATGAACGCCCGTAAACACAAAAAGGAACAATCGATGGCGACTTTCCTGGTACTGCACGGCCCCAACCTGAATCTGCTCGGTACTCGCGAGCCCGGGATATATGGCGCAGTGACCCTGGCTCAAATCAACCAGGATCTGGAACGGCGCGCTCGCGACGCCGGTCACCATCTGATGTACCTGCAAAGCAACGCCGAGTACGAATTGATCGACCGGATCCATGCCGCCCGCACGGAAGGCGTGGACTTCATTCTGATCAATCCGGCTGCTTTTACACATACAAGTGTGGCAATACGTGACGCGTTGCTGGGAGTGAGCATCCCATTCATCGAAGTGCATTTATCAAACGTGCACAAACGCGAACCTTTCCGCCATCACTCCTACTTTTCAGATGCTGCTGTAGGAGTGATCTGCGGCCTTGGCGCCAGCGGTTACCGACTGGCCCTGGAGGCCGCCCTGGAACAATTGGCCGTTAGCTCCAAGCCATGAGCGGACCAGCAACGCTGGCCCACCCGGCTTGAACCGGCTGCCGAAATGCCCTGACAGACCCCTTGGGAGTTGATGATTAATGGATATTCGCAAAGTCAAGAAACTGATCGAACTGCTGGAAGAATCCGGTATCGACGAGTTGGAGATCCGTGAAGGCGAAGAATCCGTACGGATCAGTCGTCACAGCAAGACTCCGGCACAACCGTATTACGCGCCAGCTCCAGTGGCTGCACCTGTAGCTGCTCCGGCCGCACCGGTTGCCGCTGCCGCCGCAGAAGCACCTTCGGCTCCAAAGCTGAACGGTCACGTGGTCAAGTCGCCGATGGTCGGTACTTTCTACCGCACCCCTGCTCCTACTTCGCCTGCATTCGTCGAAGTCGGCCAGACCGTCAAGAAAGGCGACACCATCTGCATCGTCGAAGCGATGAAAATGATGAACCACATCCAGGCAGAAGCCAGCGGCGTCATCGAATCCATCCTGGTAGAAAACGGTCAGCCGGTTGAATTTGACCAGCCGCTGTTCACTATCGTTTGAACCGGGGAGAGCCAGCGATGTTGGAAAAAGTTCTGATCGCCAACCGCGGCGAAATTGCCTTGCGCATCCTGCGTGCCTGTAAGGAACTGGGCATCAAGACCGTCGCTGTACATTCCACGGCAGATCGCGAGTTGATGCACCTGGGTCTGGCAGACGAAACCGTCTGCATCGGCCCGGCTCCAGCCAACCTGTCCTACCTGAATATCCCGGCAATCATCTCGGCAGCCGAACTGACCGGCGCCACGGCGATTCACCCGGGCTACGGCTTCCTCGCGGAAAACGCGGATTTCGCCGAGCAGGTAGAGAAGTCGGGCTTCGCCTTCATTGGTCCGAAAGCAGACACCATCCGCCTGATGGGCGACAAGGTTTCCGCCAAGGACGCCATGAAGCGCGCCAACGTGCCGACGGTTCCAGGTTCTGACGGCCCGCTGCCGGAAGACGAAGAAACCGCACTGCGCATCGGTCGTGAAGTCGGCTATCCGGTGATCATCAAGGCCGCCGGTGGTGGTGGTGGTCGCGGCATGCGCGTGGTTCACCGTGAGGAAGACCTGATCGAAGCTGCCAGCCAGACCCGCGCCGAAGCGGCTGCCTGGTTCAGCAACCCGATGGTCTACCTGGAAAAGTACCTGACCAACCCACGTCACGTGGAAGTCCAGGTCATTTCCGACGGCCAGGGCAATGCGATTCACCTGGGCGACCGTGACTGCTCGCTGCAACGCCGTCACCAGAAAGTCCTGGAAGAAGCACCGGCACCGTTCATCGACGAAGACGCGCGCAAGGAAGTACTGCAAAGCTGCGTTCAGGCCTGTATCGACATCGGCTACCGTGGCGCAGGCACTTTCGAGTTCCTGTACGAAAACGGCCGTTTCTACTTCATCGAAATGAACACTCGTGTTCAGGTAGAGCACCCGGTTTCGGAAATGGTCACCGGTATCGACATCGTCAAGGAGATGCTGAGCATCGCCGCCGGCAACAAACTGTCGTACACCCAGGATGACGTTGTCATCACAGGTCATGCGCTGGAATGCCGGATCAACGCTGAAGATCCGAAAACCTTCATTCCGAGCCCGGGCCTGGTCAAGCACTTCCACGCGCCAGGCGGCAACGGCATACGTGTCGATTCGCACCTGTACAGCGGATACAAGGTTCCCTCGAACTACGACTCCTTGATCGGCAAGCTGATCACCTGGGGCGCGACCCGCGACGAAGCCATGGCACGCATGCGCAATGCCCTGGACGAAATCGTGGTCGACGGGATCAAGACCAATATCCCGCTGCATCGCGATCTGACCCGTGATGAAGGCTTCTGCGAAGGCGGAGTCAACATCCACTATCTGGAACACAAACTGGCCAATCAATAAGTCAGCGTGTTTCAGATCAACAAAGCCGCAGCGATGCGGCTTTGTTGTTTGCGTCGCATAGAAGTAAACTTGCCCGCTTCTTCGCGGCAGTACCGCGCACCCATTTTGACTCGAAGGTAATCCGCCATGCCTTGGCTGCAAGTCCGCCTCGCCATCAGCCCAGAACAAGCCGAAACCTACGAGGACGCGCTGCTTGAAGTCGGCGCCGTATCCGTGACCTTCATGGATGCCGAAGACCAGCCGATTTTCGAGCCAGAACTCAATACCACGCCACTGTGGGCACACACCCACCTGCTGGCCCTGTTCGAAGCCGATACCGACGCCGATCTGGCCCTGGCGCACCTGCGCCTGCTGATCGACGCCGAACTGCCCGAGCACACCGCCGAAGTCATCGAAGACCAGGACTGGGAACGCAGCTGGATGGACAACTTCCAGCCAATGCGCTTCGGCCAGCGCCTGTGGATCGTCCCGAGCTGGCATGCCGCACCCGAGCCTGACGCCGTGAACCTGCTGCTCGATCCGGGTCTGGCATTCGGTACCGGCACCCACCCCACCACGGCGCTGTGCCTGGAATGGCTGGACGGTCAGGACCTCAAAGGCTGCAACGTGCTGGACTTCGGTTGCGGTTCGGGCATTCTGGCCATCGCTGCACTGTTGCTGGGCGCAGAGCAGGCCGTCGGCACCGATATCGACGTCCAGGCGCTCGAAGCCTCTCGCGACAACGCCGGGCGCAACAACATCGCAGCCGAACGTTTCCCGCTTTACCTGCCTGAAGACATGCCTCAGCAGCAAGCTGACGTACTGGTCGCCAACATCCTGGCCGGTCCGCTGGTATCGCTGGCTCCGCAACTGGCAACCCTGGTCAAGACCGGTGGTCGCCTGGCGCTCTCCGGCATCCTTGCAGAACAAGGCCCGGAAGTGGCAGCCGCCTATGCTGCTACATTCGACCTGGACCCTATCGCCAACCGTGATGGCTGGGTACGCATCACAGGTCGTCGCCGTTAACAGCCGCCTGAACCGGACAGCAGCATGACCGACAGCTTCGTCACCCAGTGCCCACACTGCCAAACCAGTTTCAGAGTCAGCCACGCCCAACTGAGCGTGGCCCGCGGCGTGGTGCGCTGCGGTGCCTGCCTGCAGGTCTTCAATGCCGCCCGGCAATTGCTGGAACAGCGCTCGGTCGACGAAGCCGACATCACGCCACCGCCCGGGCAGAAAATCGTCACCCCTGAAGTCGTCGAGCAAGCGCCTGCCGCGCTGATTGCCGAGCCACTTCCCGAGCCGACGCAAACCACTTCGGAAGATGACGATCCCTGGAAAGTCAGCGAGTTCGACCTGGACAACCTGGACCTGGACGAAGAACTCGCCCGGCTCGAGCAGCGGGAAATCCAGCTGGCCGACAATTTCGGCAAGCCGAACGCACGCAACAACGATGCAACGTTGACGGCCCAGCGTGATCACTCGGAAACCGAAGAAGGCACATGGGTCGGCAGTCTACGCAACGACGATGTCAGCCAGTTGCCGGAAATCCAGGCCGAGGTGGTCAGCACCACGGAGCAGGCTCCTGAGCCGGAGCATGAAGACGAACCCGAGCAGCCTTCCGGCCGCGAGCGGACCGAGCCTTCATTGTCATTGACCCCTGTCGATCTGGACGATGATCAGCCAGCACTCAGCGCCCGCAAGCAGCCCGCCAGCGAGAGCACAGAGCGCTGGTCGGCACGGGATGACGACGAAGACGATCACGACGATGACCACGAGCCGACAATCGACCCTCGCGGCAAACGCGCCCGAAACGAACCGGCGGTCCGCGATCAGGCTCTTCTGGACCTGACCGATGACCCGCTGCAACTGGACTGGCAGCGCCCCAAGCCACGCTGGGGCCGTCGTCTGCTCTGGAGCCTGCTGGTTTTGCTCGCGCTTGCTGGCTTGGCAGGCCAGTACATCTGGTATCACTTCGACCATCTGGCCAGACAGGATCAATATCGCCCCTGGTTCCAGCAGATCTGCCCGAAGATCGACTGCAAGGTGCCCTCCAAGGTCGATATCAACCTGCTCAAGAGCAGCAATCTGGTGGTACGCAGTCATCCCGAGTTCCAGGGTGCTCTGGTGGTGGACGCCATCATTTACAACCGCGCCTCTTTCTCCCAGCCCTTTCCGCTCCTTGAGCTGAGATTTGCCGATACCAGCGGTCAGCTCATTGCCAGTCGTCGGTTCAAGCCGGGCGAATACCTGAGCGGCGAAATGGCTGGCAAGGAAGAGATGCCACCCCAGACACCTATCCATATTGCGCTGGATATTCTCGATCCTGGCGCGAAAGCCGTGAATTACAGCCTGAACTTCCGATCACCGGAATAAGCCTCTGCCTGATCCTGTCTGCAGGAGTTTCTGGGGCCTGAGGGTGCGTTTTTCCGTGGCAGACAGCTCGAATACCAACGTTTTCAAGACAATTCGCTCAAGAAGCGAACCGTTGGCGATAAGAAAATAACTGTTCAGATTTTATCCAATTCAGCCTTTATCCAGTCATCGAGAGCGGGTATCATGCCAACCCTTTTTCAAACTCTCGGTTCGGTCTGAATGTTGCGAAAGCAACCGAAGACGGGGCTGTTGCAGACCGTGTAGAACGGTTTTTACACGGCCTGCGGATGATTCGGCCCCACGATAGGTAAAGCTATGTCGGCGGTACGCATCGGTCCATATACGTTACAGAATGGCTTGATCCTCGCCCCGATGGCGGGAGTCACCGACCAGCCTTTCCGGCAACTGTGCAGAGAACTCGGCGCAGGACTTGTCGTGTCGGAGATGGTCACCAGTGACATGAGCCTGTGGAACAGTCGCAAATCGCGGCTGCGCATGATCCACGAAGGTGATCCTGAGCCCCGCTCGGTCCAGATCGCCGGTGGCGATCCACAGATGCTCGCTCAGGCAGCGCGGGCCAATGTCGAACTGGGTGCCCAGATCATCGACATCAACATGGGCTGCCCGGCCAAGAAGGTCTGTAACAAG
Proteins encoded:
- the accB gene encoding acetyl-CoA carboxylase biotin carboxyl carrier protein is translated as MDIRKVKKLIELLEESGIDELEIREGEESVRISRHSKTPAQPYYAPAPVAAPVAAPAAPVAAAAAEAPSAPKLNGHVVKSPMVGTFYRTPAPTSPAFVEVGQTVKKGDTICIVEAMKMMNHIQAEASGVIESILVENGQPVEFDQPLFTIV
- the accC gene encoding acetyl-CoA carboxylase biotin carboxylase subunit, with translation MLEKVLIANRGEIALRILRACKELGIKTVAVHSTADRELMHLGLADETVCIGPAPANLSYLNIPAIISAAELTGATAIHPGYGFLAENADFAEQVEKSGFAFIGPKADTIRLMGDKVSAKDAMKRANVPTVPGSDGPLPEDEETALRIGREVGYPVIIKAAGGGGGRGMRVVHREEDLIEAASQTRAEAAAWFSNPMVYLEKYLTNPRHVEVQVISDGQGNAIHLGDRDCSLQRRHQKVLEEAPAPFIDEDARKEVLQSCVQACIDIGYRGAGTFEFLYENGRFYFIEMNTRVQVEHPVSEMVTGIDIVKEMLSIAAGNKLSYTQDDVVITGHALECRINAEDPKTFIPSPGLVKHFHAPGGNGIRVDSHLYSGYKVPSNYDSLIGKLITWGATRDEAMARMRNALDEIVVDGIKTNIPLHRDLTRDEGFCEGGVNIHYLEHKLANQ
- the prmA gene encoding 50S ribosomal protein L11 methyltransferase, which gives rise to MPWLQVRLAISPEQAETYEDALLEVGAVSVTFMDAEDQPIFEPELNTTPLWAHTHLLALFEADTDADLALAHLRLLIDAELPEHTAEVIEDQDWERSWMDNFQPMRFGQRLWIVPSWHAAPEPDAVNLLLDPGLAFGTGTHPTTALCLEWLDGQDLKGCNVLDFGCGSGILAIAALLLGAEQAVGTDIDVQALEASRDNAGRNNIAAERFPLYLPEDMPQQQADVLVANILAGPLVSLAPQLATLVKTGGRLALSGILAEQGPEVAAAYAATFDLDPIANRDGWVRITGRRR
- a CDS encoding DUF3426 domain-containing protein, with the translated sequence MTDSFVTQCPHCQTSFRVSHAQLSVARGVVRCGACLQVFNAARQLLEQRSVDEADITPPPGQKIVTPEVVEQAPAALIAEPLPEPTQTTSEDDDPWKVSEFDLDNLDLDEELARLEQREIQLADNFGKPNARNNDATLTAQRDHSETEEGTWVGSLRNDDVSQLPEIQAEVVSTTEQAPEPEHEDEPEQPSGRERTEPSLSLTPVDLDDDQPALSARKQPASESTERWSARDDDEDDHDDDHEPTIDPRGKRARNEPAVRDQALLDLTDDPLQLDWQRPKPRWGRRLLWSLLVLLALAGLAGQYIWYHFDHLARQDQYRPWFQQICPKIDCKVPSKVDINLLKSSNLVVRSHPEFQGALVVDAIIYNRASFSQPFPLLELRFADTSGQLIASRRFKPGEYLSGEMAGKEEMPPQTPIHIALDILDPGAKAVNYSLNFRSPE
- a CDS encoding protein-disulfide reductase DsbD, with protein sequence MRRLLCLMLLILALPAFGTSLLDSRPAPTLGGTSLDNSKEFLPVREAFKLSLIETTPQSIKLRFVATDGYYLYRHRFQFRTEPADIGLGEAQLPPGEKKHDEYFGDVEVYHGILDIDLPRKPGEERPFVLSVSYQGCADKGLCYPPETERLNIGDVPADTASTTGQQAWSWKELALFFLAGIGLTFTPCVLPMLPILSGVVLRGQVGGLRGLNLSLAYILPMALCFALLGALMGMFGAGLNLQARLQSAWVLVPFSLFFVLFAVAMFGVFELRLPQAISNRLDRIAGKTEGGSLWGAAVLGVVSSLLVSPCVSAPLAGALLYISASGDALGGGLKLFALGLGMGAPLLLVATGGAAWLPKSGPWLVTVKNAIGVLLLGLAIGLLSRVLPGQVTLLLIGILCAGVALFLGTLELSAKSPRQKLAQLLGLLLLVYALACWYGALSGQTDPTRPLGRPQAALNNGTVLPTSSQWQTITTSAELERALSEARNAAKPLLLDWYADWCISCKVIEHEVLPDPGVVEKLAGYSLIRFDMTDSNAEQRALLDRYKLFGPPALLFFSKSGEELENVRVIGEIDAPAFIERINRANDPK
- the aroQ gene encoding type II 3-dehydroquinate dehydratase gives rise to the protein MATFLVLHGPNLNLLGTREPGIYGAVTLAQINQDLERRARDAGHHLMYLQSNAEYELIDRIHAARTEGVDFILINPAAFTHTSVAIRDALLGVSIPFIEVHLSNVHKREPFRHHSYFSDAAVGVICGLGASGYRLALEAALEQLAVSSKP